Proteins encoded within one genomic window of Haloimpatiens massiliensis:
- a CDS encoding DegV family protein — MEKIKIITDSTADLPKEIVEKYNIEVLPLFVNFGEESFRDGVDIKLEEFLQKMYTSDVFPTTTQVNPQRFYECYKKYIEDGYKIVSIHLSSKMSGTYQSAKMAVEMLSSDSILKNVEDIIVIDSLNVTSGLGILVIEACKLREQGKTIKEIEDGIIERMPHVKSCLAFSSLDNLVKGGRLSKAAGVIGNILGIKLILEVKDGEMAVMDKVRGGKKAVKTILSYMDEKGIKEGATSILLNADNKDILGELTNKINSMDREFIEAHVGCIVGTHSGGGACGVFFIEEY; from the coding sequence ATGGAAAAGATCAAAATTATAACAGATAGCACAGCTGATTTGCCAAAAGAAATAGTAGAAAAATACAACATAGAAGTGCTTCCTCTGTTTGTAAACTTTGGGGAGGAGTCCTTTAGGGATGGAGTAGACATAAAGTTAGAAGAATTCCTACAAAAGATGTATACTTCAGATGTTTTTCCAACTACTACTCAAGTGAATCCTCAAAGATTTTATGAATGCTATAAAAAGTATATAGAAGATGGGTATAAAATAGTTTCCATACATTTATCATCAAAAATGAGTGGAACTTATCAATCAGCTAAAATGGCTGTAGAAATGTTGTCAAGTGATTCTATACTTAAAAATGTAGAGGATATAATAGTTATAGATAGTTTAAATGTAACATCAGGACTGGGGATTTTAGTTATAGAAGCTTGCAAACTTAGAGAACAAGGAAAAACTATAAAAGAAATTGAAGATGGAATTATAGAGAGAATGCCTCATGTGAAGAGTTGTCTTGCTTTTTCAAGCTTAGATAACCTAGTGAAGGGAGGTAGATTATCTAAAGCAGCAGGGGTGATAGGAAATATATTAGGTATAAAACTTATATTAGAAGTAAAAGACGGAGAAATGGCTGTTATGGATAAAGTAAGAGGTGGAAAAAAAGCGGTAAAGACTATTTTAAGTTATATGGATGAAAAAGGCATAAAAGAGGGCGCAACAAGTATACTATTAAATGCAGATAATAAAGATATATTAGGAGAGTTAACAAATAAGATTAATTCAATGGACAGAGAATTCATAGAAGCTCATGTAGGCTGTATAGTAGGCACTCATTCCGGCGGAGGTGCTTGTGGTGTTTTCTTCATAGAAGAATATTAA
- a CDS encoding cobalamin B12-binding domain-containing protein (Presence of a B(12) (cobalamin)-binding domain implies dependence on cobalamin itself, in one of its several forms, or in some unusual lineages, dependence on a cobalamin-like analog.) produces the protein MKNLVGAAVGSCVHVAGVFKFIQMAEEEGYETTYMGGAVPLKELINAIKEIQPHMVSIGYRLSKESAEKILKELELNLREENLLDNIIYVFGGTIETAEVARKFSFISKIFDGSEEPEESILFLRNSHSIDKNNVNIPQQLRERINYKNPYPLFRHHIGLGTLEETEKAIMELAESNLLDIISLAPDQNCQQFFFNQQNMDRKQDGAGGAPIRKKEDLIRMYGATRRGNYPLLRCYSGTEGLLEFSKILKETINNAWAAIPLTWYSELDRRSNRKLEDAIRENQLAIKWNAENGIPVEINESHQWALRFAHDALEVALAYITAYNAKELKVKDFIMQFMLCTPPTISPKMDIAKMLAKIELLSELESDEFNIIRMIRTGLLSYPADMDAAKAQLASSIFYGSYLKPHIIHVVAYCEAVQRATPKEIIESVKIAKRSYMMAQQGIPDFASDKEVHNRKEQLKEEAMDIINSIIKIGEAYEKPLMEPKVISEAVKLGILDAPCLKGFGDCKGEVKVKIHNGAHVIVDGEGNIINEKKRIEEIFKRI, from the coding sequence ATGAAGAACTTAGTAGGGGCAGCTGTAGGAAGTTGTGTTCATGTAGCAGGAGTATTTAAATTTATTCAGATGGCAGAAGAAGAAGGATATGAAACTACATATATGGGTGGAGCAGTACCTTTAAAAGAACTTATAAATGCCATAAAAGAAATTCAACCACATATGGTTTCTATAGGATATAGATTAAGCAAAGAATCTGCAGAAAAAATATTAAAAGAATTAGAATTAAATCTCAGGGAAGAAAATTTATTAGATAATATAATATATGTATTCGGTGGAACAATTGAAACAGCAGAAGTTGCAAGAAAGTTTTCTTTTATAAGCAAGATATTTGATGGTTCAGAAGAGCCAGAGGAAAGTATCCTATTTTTAAGAAATAGTCACAGCATTGACAAAAATAATGTAAACATTCCACAGCAGCTACGTGAAAGAATAAATTATAAAAATCCATACCCATTATTTAGACACCATATAGGTTTAGGAACACTAGAAGAAACGGAAAAAGCTATAATGGAATTGGCAGAATCTAACTTGTTGGATATTATATCATTGGCTCCTGATCAAAATTGTCAGCAATTTTTCTTTAATCAACAGAATATGGATAGAAAACAGGATGGGGCAGGAGGCGCACCTATACGCAAAAAAGAAGATTTAATTCGCATGTATGGGGCCACAAGAAGAGGAAATTATCCACTGTTAAGATGTTATTCAGGAACAGAAGGCTTATTAGAATTTTCTAAAATACTTAAAGAAACTATAAATAATGCTTGGGCAGCTATTCCTTTAACTTGGTATTCAGAACTAGATAGAAGATCTAATAGAAAATTAGAAGATGCCATAAGAGAAAATCAATTGGCAATTAAATGGAATGCGGAAAATGGAATTCCAGTAGAAATAAATGAGTCACATCAGTGGGCTCTTAGATTTGCACATGATGCATTAGAAGTTGCTCTTGCGTACATAACAGCATATAATGCTAAAGAACTTAAAGTAAAGGATTTTATTATGCAATTTATGTTGTGTACACCACCTACAATTTCACCTAAAATGGATATAGCAAAAATGCTAGCTAAAATAGAATTGCTTAGTGAATTAGAATCAGATGAATTTAATATTATAAGGATGATAAGAACTGGCTTGTTATCATATCCAGCGGATATGGATGCAGCTAAAGCACAGTTAGCGAGTTCTATATTCTATGGTTCCTATTTGAAACCACATATAATACATGTAGTGGCTTATTGTGAAGCTGTACAAAGGGCTACACCTAAGGAAATAATTGAATCTGTAAAAATTGCTAAAAGATCATATATGATGGCTCAGCAAGGTATTCCAGATTTTGCATCAGATAAAGAAGTACATAATAGAAAAGAACAATTAAAAGAAGAGGCTATGGACATAATCAATAGTATTATTAAAATAGGAGAAGCATATGAAAAACCACTAATGGAACCTAAGGTTATATCTGAGGCAGTTAAGCTTGGAATATTAGATGCACCTTGCTTAAAAGGATTTGGAGATTGTAAGGGTGAAGTTAAGGTTAAAATACATAATGGAGCACATGTAATTGTGGATGGAGAAGGTAATATTATTAATGAAAAGAAAAGAATTGAAGAAATCTTCAAAAGAATATAG
- the grdC gene encoding glycine/sarcosine/betaine reductase complex component C subunit beta: MSFPVLKKAAYVLVNTPDMVIHNGTTQMLEREQNPDSEYLKAIKSHLRSYEQVVGYAPNQTYIGNMTPEELSNTAKPWHTANVEGASRFGKFGEIMPQDEFYALMKIVDVFDLVLLEESFVEGIKGKIEAHELLKDKVGALKGAEMADIEKAVNQNGAEGLYQDGKLVGCVKRAHEFDSNLSAEFMLENLAVKASGVLAAMYITKELDLPVEEVGYIIECSEEAVGDMNQRGGGNLAKSVGEIAGFKGATGIDMRGFCAGPSHALINAASLVKSGMFKHVLVVAGGCTAKLGMNGKSHVGKDLPVLEDCLGGFAILVSENDGVHPIIRTDVIGRHTIASGASPQAVLDALVLKPLVDNGMTIPQIDKFSPEMQTSEITEPAGAGDVPTQNYKMIGALAVKSGQLDRKELPAFVKEHGYPGFAPTQGHIPSGVPIIGHGIDLMKEGKLNNFMIIGKGSLFLGRMTNLFDGISILVEKNTGKVEEEGGISKEEVKDMVADAMKDFANFLGSKVEE, encoded by the coding sequence ATGAGTTTCCCAGTTCTAAAAAAAGCAGCTTATGTGTTAGTAAACACACCAGACATGGTAATACATAATGGTACTACACAAATGTTAGAAAGAGAACAAAATCCAGATTCAGAATACTTAAAAGCTATAAAAAGCCACTTAAGAAGTTATGAGCAGGTTGTTGGATATGCACCAAACCAAACTTATATAGGAAACATGACTCCAGAGGAATTATCAAACACTGCAAAACCTTGGCATACTGCAAATGTAGAGGGTGCTAGTAGATTTGGTAAATTTGGAGAAATAATGCCACAAGATGAATTCTATGCATTAATGAAGATTGTAGATGTTTTTGATCTTGTACTTTTAGAAGAATCTTTTGTTGAGGGTATAAAAGGAAAAATAGAAGCACATGAACTATTAAAAGATAAGGTTGGAGCTTTAAAAGGCGCAGAAATGGCTGATATTGAAAAGGCTGTAAACCAAAACGGAGCAGAAGGATTATACCAAGACGGAAAATTAGTTGGATGCGTAAAAAGAGCACACGAATTTGATTCTAACCTTTCAGCAGAATTCATGCTTGAGAACTTAGCAGTTAAAGCTTCAGGAGTACTTGCTGCTATGTATATTACAAAAGAATTAGATTTACCAGTTGAAGAAGTTGGATACATTATAGAGTGTTCAGAAGAAGCTGTAGGAGATATGAACCAAAGAGGTGGCGGAAACTTAGCTAAATCTGTAGGAGAAATAGCTGGATTTAAAGGAGCTACTGGTATAGATATGAGAGGATTCTGTGCTGGACCATCTCATGCTTTAATTAATGCAGCATCTCTTGTAAAATCAGGCATGTTCAAACATGTTTTAGTAGTAGCTGGTGGATGTACAGCTAAACTAGGTATGAATGGAAAATCTCATGTAGGAAAAGATTTACCAGTATTAGAAGATTGTTTAGGAGGTTTTGCAATATTAGTTTCTGAAAATGATGGAGTTCATCCAATCATAAGAACAGATGTTATTGGAAGACATACTATAGCAAGTGGAGCTTCACCACAAGCAGTATTAGATGCATTAGTACTTAAGCCATTAGTTGATAATGGAATGACAATACCACAAATAGACAAATTCTCACCAGAAATGCAAACATCTGAAATAACTGAACCAGCAGGAGCTGGAGATGTACCAACACAAAACTACAAAATGATAGGTGCATTAGCTGTTAAATCAGGACAATTAGATAGAAAAGAATTACCAGCATTCGTAAAAGAGCATGGATATCCAGGATTTGCTCCAACTCAAGGACATATTCCATCAGGTGTTCCAATAATTGGTCATGGAATAGATTTAATGAAAGAAGGAAAATTAAATAACTTCATGATTATAGGAAAAGGAAGTTTGTTCTTAGGAAGAATGACTAATCTATTCGATGGTATTTCTATATTGGTTGAAAAGAATACAGGAAAAGTAGAAGAAGAAGGCGGAATCAGCAAGGAAGAAGTTAAAGATATGGTTGCAGATGCTATGAAAGACTTTGCTAATTTCTTAGGATCAAAAGTAGAAGAATAA
- the grdD gene encoding glycine/sarcosine/betaine reductase complex component C subunit alpha, protein MASNATKAMIAEVFNEIAEGIKSGSFKKKVRIGLTILGSEHGVEEMVKAAKLAKGKYGDFDIVLIGSKITDEFETIEVSDAEEGHKKMVELLEKGEIDGCVTQHFDFPIGVSTVGRVVTPGMGREMIIATTTGTTSTNRVEGMVINAISGISTAKALGIENPRVGILNVDGARQVERILTEVKNRGYQFDFAESLRADGGAVMRGNDLLAGTPDVMVCDSLTGNLLIKIFSSFTTGGNYETVGYGYGPGIGDNYDKLVNIVSRASGAPLICEALRYCATCAQNKVLSIASGEFKAAKKAGLQEEIDKVTKKAAPAAAEEVKIPPKKVVTFAIPGIDILELEDACKSLWKEEVYSESGMGCTGPVILVAEDESEKAQEVLKKAGYIG, encoded by the coding sequence TTGGCTAGTAACGCTACAAAGGCAATGATTGCTGAGGTGTTCAATGAAATCGCTGAAGGTATAAAAAGTGGAAGCTTTAAGAAGAAAGTAAGAATAGGCTTGACTATTTTAGGCTCAGAGCATGGCGTAGAGGAAATGGTTAAAGCTGCTAAATTAGCTAAGGGTAAATACGGTGATTTTGATATAGTTTTAATAGGATCAAAAATTACCGATGAATTCGAAACTATAGAAGTAAGTGATGCAGAAGAAGGCCATAAGAAAATGGTTGAACTTCTTGAAAAAGGCGAAATAGATGGATGTGTAACTCAACACTTTGATTTTCCAATAGGAGTATCTACTGTAGGAAGAGTAGTAACTCCAGGTATGGGAAGAGAAATGATAATAGCTACAACTACTGGAACCACATCAACAAACAGAGTTGAAGGTATGGTTATAAATGCTATATCAGGAATATCTACTGCTAAAGCTTTAGGAATAGAAAATCCTAGAGTAGGTATATTAAATGTTGATGGAGCTAGACAAGTTGAAAGAATATTAACAGAAGTTAAAAATAGAGGATACCAATTTGATTTTGCTGAATCACTAAGAGCAGATGGTGGAGCTGTAATGAGAGGAAATGATCTTCTTGCAGGCACTCCAGATGTAATGGTATGTGATTCATTAACAGGAAATCTTCTTATAAAAATATTCTCTTCATTTACTACAGGTGGAAACTATGAAACTGTTGGATATGGTTATGGACCAGGAATTGGTGATAACTATGATAAGCTAGTTAACATAGTATCAAGAGCATCAGGTGCTCCACTTATATGTGAAGCTTTAAGATACTGTGCTACTTGTGCACAAAATAAAGTTTTATCTATTGCTTCTGGAGAGTTCAAAGCTGCTAAAAAAGCAGGGCTTCAAGAAGAAATAGATAAAGTTACTAAAAAAGCAGCTCCAGCTGCAGCAGAAGAAGTTAAAATACCACCTAAGAAAGTTGTAACATTTGCTATCCCAGGTATAGATATACTTGAACTTGAAGATGCTTGTAAATCTCTTTGGAAAGAAGAAGTATACTCAGAAAGTGGAATGGGATGCACAGGTCCTGTAATTCTTGTGGCAGAGGACGAAAGTGAAAAGGCTCAAGAAGTACTTAAAAAAGCAGGTTATATAGGATAG
- a CDS encoding GrdX family protein, which translates to MIVITNNPLAKEKLEMEERVVKVIFINDAVMKVFEKVRDYVHIGHKLLTHPLMSSVKPNETPYRTVCVSVVAEKSLDMQSLTIIENAIATTDKFLKMGKTPNWTENVLNDFQVIDYDLIYHVLI; encoded by the coding sequence ATGATAGTAATTACAAACAATCCCTTAGCTAAAGAAAAATTAGAAATGGAAGAAAGAGTTGTAAAAGTAATATTTATAAATGACGCTGTTATGAAGGTTTTTGAAAAAGTTAGGGATTATGTACATATAGGACATAAACTTTTGACACATCCACTTATGAGTAGTGTAAAACCTAATGAAACGCCGTACAGAACTGTGTGCGTGTCAGTAGTAGCTGAAAAATCTTTAGATATGCAATCGTTAACTATTATTGAAAACGCTATAGCTACTACGGATAAGTTTCTGAAAATGGGGAAAACTCCTAATTGGACAGAAAACGTATTAAATGATTTTCAAGTTATAGATTATGATTTAATATATCATGTATTAATTTAA
- the grdA gene encoding glycine/sarcosine/betaine reductase complex selenoprotein A: MLQGKKVIAIGDRDGIPGPAIQACVESAGAEVLFASTECFVUTAAGAMDLEIQQRVKDLAEKHGPENLVVVLGGAEGEASGLSAETVAAGDPTFAGPLAGVELGLGVYHVVEPEIKDECDAAVYDEQCGMMEMVLDVDDIINEVKTVRDQYSKYNK, encoded by the coding sequence ATGTTACAAGGAAAGAAAGTTATCGCTATTGGCGATAGAGATGGTATACCAGGTCCAGCTATACAAGCATGTGTAGAAAGTGCTGGAGCAGAAGTATTATTTGCATCAACAGAATGCTTTGTTTGAACAGCTGCAGGAGCTATGGATCTGGAGATCCAACAAAGAGTAAAGGACTTAGCTGAAAAGCATGGCCCTGAAAATTTAGTAGTAGTATTAGGTGGAGCTGAAGGTGAAGCTTCAGGCTTATCAGCAGAAACAGTAGCTGCTGGAGACCCAACTTTTGCAGGCCCACTTGCTGGAGTAGAATTAGGATTAGGCGTTTACCACGTAGTAGAGCCAGAAATTAAAGACGAATGTGATGCTGCAGTATACGATGAACAATGCGGCATGATGGAAATGGTTCTAGATGTTGATGATATAATAAACGAAGTTAAAACTGTAAGAGACCAATATTCTAAATATAACAAATAA
- a CDS encoding glycine/sarcosine/betaine reductase component B subunit: MRLELGKIFIKDMQFGNETKVENGVLYVNKEELLNEVSGDERVASIDFDIVRPGEEVRIIPVKDVIEPRVKVEGKGGIMPGFMSKVDIVGDGRTHVLKGAAVITTGKIVGFQEGIIDMCGEGAKYTPFSKTNNLVVICEPKEGINQHQHEEAVRTIGFKAAAYLGKAGEAVEPDEVKVFETLPLLQQAAQYPELPKVVYVYMLQSQGLLHDTYVYGVDAKKIIPTFLYPTEVFDGAIVSGNCVSACDKNPSYVHMNHPVIEELYERHGKDFNFLGCVITNENVYLADKERSSNWTAKLVEYLGADAVIISEEGFGNPDADLVMNCNKITEKGIKTVLITDEYAGQDGSSQSLADSTPKGDAVVTGGNANEVVVLPPMKKVIGHPEAANIIAGGHVGSLREDGSIEAEIQVITGATSEVGFNYLTARGF, translated from the coding sequence TTGCGTCTTGAATTAGGCAAAATATTTATAAAGGACATGCAATTTGGAAATGAAACTAAGGTTGAAAATGGTGTTCTTTATGTAAACAAAGAAGAATTGTTAAATGAAGTAAGCGGAGACGAAAGAGTAGCTAGTATCGATTTTGATATCGTTAGACCAGGAGAGGAAGTAAGAATAATCCCTGTTAAAGATGTAATCGAGCCAAGAGTTAAAGTTGAGGGTAAAGGTGGCATAATGCCAGGCTTTATGAGTAAAGTTGACATCGTTGGAGATGGAAGAACTCATGTACTTAAGGGAGCAGCAGTAATAACAACTGGTAAAATAGTTGGATTCCAAGAAGGTATCATAGACATGTGCGGAGAGGGTGCAAAATACACTCCATTCTCTAAAACTAACAACTTAGTTGTTATCTGTGAACCAAAAGAAGGAATAAATCAACATCAACACGAAGAAGCTGTAAGAACTATAGGATTTAAAGCAGCTGCTTACCTTGGAAAAGCTGGTGAAGCAGTTGAACCAGATGAAGTAAAGGTATTTGAAACATTACCATTGTTACAACAAGCAGCTCAATACCCAGAACTACCAAAAGTAGTTTATGTATACATGTTACAAAGCCAAGGCTTACTACATGATACATATGTATATGGCGTAGATGCTAAGAAAATAATCCCAACATTCTTATATCCAACAGAAGTATTTGATGGAGCAATCGTTAGTGGTAACTGTGTATCTGCTTGCGACAAAAACCCATCATATGTTCACATGAATCATCCAGTAATTGAAGAATTATATGAAAGACATGGAAAAGATTTTAACTTCTTAGGATGTGTAATCACAAACGAAAACGTATATCTTGCTGATAAAGAAAGATCTTCTAACTGGACAGCTAAATTAGTTGAATATTTAGGAGCAGATGCAGTTATAATTTCTGAAGAAGGTTTTGGTAATCCAGATGCTGACCTTGTTATGAACTGTAACAAGATAACAGAAAAAGGAATCAAAACAGTTCTTATAACTGACGAATATGCAGGACAAGATGGAAGTTCTCAATCATTAGCAGACTCAACTCCAAAAGGAGATGCAGTTGTAACAGGAGGAAATGCTAACGAAGTAGTTGTATTACCTCCAATGAAAAAAGTAATAGGACATCCAGAAGCAGCTAATATAATAGCTGGAGGACACGTTGGAAGTTTAAGAGAAGACGGTTCTATAGAAGCTGAAATCCAAGTTATAACTGGAGCAACTAGTGAAGTTGGATTTAACTACTTAACTGCAAGAGGATTCTAA
- the trxB gene encoding thioredoxin-disulfide reductase: MAHIYDTIIVGGGPAGLSAGLYAARSRMDTLLIERAKFGGQATTTDELENYPGSIEDCTGSSLTERMRKQAEEFGVSFVKNEVMDVDFSGKTKTIKCKSGETYEAKTIIIATGAYPRLGGFKNEIELRGRGVSYCATCDADFFTDLDIAVIGGGDSAITEAIYLTKFAESVTVIHRRDQLRAAKSLQEKAFKNPKIKFIWNSVVEEAKGDEILEGLVVKNRETGEVSELEVNGVFVFVGYLPISEVFKGKVKMNDRGDIVTDEEMRTDVDGVFAAGDIREKSLRQVITAAADGAIAATNAEHYIENNFAE; encoded by the coding sequence ATGGCACATATTTACGATACTATAATAGTAGGCGGAGGTCCAGCTGGATTATCTGCAGGACTTTATGCAGCAAGATCAAGAATGGACACTTTATTAATTGAAAGAGCCAAATTTGGTGGTCAAGCAACAACAACTGATGAATTAGAAAACTATCCAGGATCAATTGAAGATTGTACTGGAAGTAGCTTAACAGAAAGAATGAGAAAACAAGCAGAAGAATTTGGTGTAAGCTTTGTTAAAAATGAAGTAATGGATGTAGATTTCTCAGGAAAAACAAAAACAATTAAATGTAAGAGTGGAGAAACTTACGAAGCTAAAACTATAATAATAGCTACTGGAGCATATCCAAGATTAGGTGGATTTAAAAATGAAATAGAATTAAGAGGAAGAGGAGTTTCTTACTGTGCAACTTGTGACGCTGACTTCTTTACAGATTTAGATATAGCTGTTATAGGAGGAGGAGACTCAGCAATAACTGAAGCTATATACTTAACTAAATTTGCTGAATCAGTAACAGTAATACACAGAAGAGATCAATTAAGAGCTGCAAAATCTCTTCAAGAAAAAGCTTTCAAAAATCCAAAAATCAAATTCATATGGAACTCTGTAGTTGAAGAAGCTAAAGGTGATGAAATACTAGAAGGCTTAGTAGTAAAGAATAGAGAAACAGGCGAAGTTAGTGAATTAGAAGTTAATGGTGTATTCGTATTCGTTGGATACCTTCCAATATCAGAAGTATTTAAAGGAAAGGTAAAAATGAATGATAGAGGAGACATCGTAACTGATGAAGAAATGAGAACAGATGTTGATGGTGTATTTGCTGCTGGAGATATAAGAGAAAAATCATTAAGACAAGTTATCACAGCTGCTGCAGACGGAGCAATTGCTGCTACAAATGCAGAACACTATATAGAAAACAATTTTGCTGAGTAA
- a CDS encoding thioredoxin family protein, which produces MVELDKTNFDAEVINYTDKPVFVDFWGDKCEICKQLMPGVHGLEEKYADKIKFASLNIGGARRVAIGQKVLGLPTMKIYNAGECVKTITPDKVSSIDDIENFIKEYYETL; this is translated from the coding sequence ATGGTAGAATTAGATAAGACTAATTTTGATGCAGAAGTTATTAATTACACTGACAAACCAGTATTTGTTGACTTTTGGGGAGACAAGTGCGAAATATGTAAACAATTAATGCCAGGCGTACATGGTTTAGAGGAAAAATACGCTGACAAAATTAAATTTGCTAGCTTAAACATAGGTGGAGCTAGAAGAGTAGCTATAGGACAAAAAGTTTTAGGATTACCAACAATGAAAATATACAATGCTGGAGAATGTGTAAAAACAATAACTCCAGACAAAGTAAGCTCAATTGACGATATAGAAAACTTCATAAAAGAATACTACGAAACTTTATAG
- a CDS encoding tRNA (cytidine(34)-2'-O)-methyltransferase: MEDDILNIALFQPEIPQNTGNIGRTCVLTNSKLHLIKPLGFDIDDKQVKRCGLDYWPHVNLELHESYEDMKEKYQDANFYFITTHGENYYTDVQFKKGDFIIFGRESSGLPDYIRESFPERCIRVPMVETTTRSLNLSNTVAIVAYEALKQMGFPHMK, translated from the coding sequence TTGGAAGATGATATATTAAACATAGCACTATTTCAGCCAGAAATTCCTCAAAACACAGGTAATATAGGAAGAACATGCGTACTTACTAATAGTAAGCTTCATTTAATAAAACCCTTGGGATTTGATATAGATGATAAACAAGTAAAAAGATGTGGTTTGGACTACTGGCCTCATGTAAATTTAGAATTGCATGAAAGCTATGAGGATATGAAAGAAAAATATCAAGATGCTAATTTTTATTTTATAACAACTCATGGTGAAAATTACTATACGGATGTGCAGTTCAAAAAAGGAGATTTTATAATATTTGGAAGAGAATCATCAGGACTTCCGGATTATATAAGAGAAAGCTTCCCAGAAAGATGTATAAGAGTTCCTATGGTGGAAACGACCACTAGATCTCTTAATTTATCAAACACTGTAGCTATAGTAGCTTATGAAGCTCTCAAACAGATGGGTTTTCCACATATGAAATAA
- the grdB gene encoding glycine reductase complex selenoprotein B, translating to MIKVVHYINQFYAGIGGEEKADYKPEVREGFVGPGMGLNGLLKKEGIEIVATVICGDSYFNENIDEAKAEVIEMVKKYSPDLFIAGPAFNAGRYGVACGTIAKEVEEKLNIPVLTAMYIENPGADMYKKDVYIVETRNSAVGMRQALPAIAKLATKLAKGEAVGTPAEEGYIPRGIRKNFFHEERGAKRAVDLLVKKIKGEEFVTEFPMPNFDRVDPNPAVKDITKAKIAIVTSGGTVPKGNPDHIESSSASHYGKYDIEGVMDLTSETYETAHGGYDPTYANEDSDRVIPVDVLREMEKNGEIGSLHRYFYSTVGNGTAVASTKKFGEEIVAELKADGVDAVILTSTUGTCTRCGATLVKEIERGGIPVVHMCTVVPISLTVGANRIVPTIAIPHPLGNPALSKEDEYELRKGLVKKALKALETEVDGQKVFED from the coding sequence GTGATTAAAGTAGTTCACTATATAAATCAATTCTATGCTGGAATTGGTGGAGAAGAAAAAGCTGATTATAAACCAGAAGTAAGAGAAGGATTCGTAGGACCAGGAATGGGTCTTAATGGATTACTTAAAAAAGAAGGAATTGAAATAGTTGCAACAGTAATATGTGGTGACTCTTATTTCAATGAAAATATAGATGAAGCTAAAGCAGAAGTAATAGAAATGGTGAAGAAATATAGCCCAGATCTATTCATAGCAGGTCCTGCATTTAACGCTGGTAGATACGGTGTTGCTTGTGGAACTATAGCTAAAGAAGTTGAAGAAAAATTAAACATACCTGTATTAACTGCTATGTACATTGAAAACCCAGGTGCTGATATGTACAAAAAAGACGTATACATCGTTGAAACTAGAAATAGTGCAGTAGGTATGAGACAGGCGTTACCAGCAATTGCTAAATTAGCTACTAAATTAGCTAAAGGTGAAGCTGTAGGAACTCCTGCAGAAGAAGGATATATTCCAAGAGGAATAAGAAAGAACTTCTTCCATGAAGAAAGAGGAGCAAAAAGAGCTGTAGATTTACTTGTTAAGAAGATAAAAGGTGAAGAATTCGTAACAGAATTCCCAATGCCAAACTTCGACAGAGTAGATCCAAATCCAGCAGTTAAAGATATAACAAAAGCTAAAATTGCTATTGTTACATCTGGTGGTACAGTTCCAAAGGGAAATCCAGACCATATCGAATCTTCAAGTGCATCTCACTATGGAAAATACGATATTGAAGGAGTAATGGATTTAACTTCAGAAACTTATGAAACAGCTCACGGTGGATATGATCCAACTTATGCTAACGAAGACTCAGACAGAGTTATACCAGTTGACGTATTAAGAGAAATGGAGAAAAACGGAGAAATCGGTTCACTTCATAGATATTTCTACTCAACAGTTGGTAATGGAACTGCTGTTGCATCAACTAAAAAATTTGGTGAAGAAATTGTTGCTGAATTAAAAGCTGATGGTGTAGATGCAGTTATATTAACTTCTACATGAGGAACTTGTACTCGTTGCGGTGCAACGTTAGTTAAAGAAATAGAAAGAGGCGGAATTCCAGTAGTTCATATGTGTACAGTAGTACCAATATCATTAACAGTTGGTGCTAACAGAATAGTGCCTACAATAGCTATTCCACACCCACTTGGAAATCCAGCTTTATCTAAAGAAGATGAATATGAATTAAGAAAAGGATTAGTTAAAAAAGCATTAAAAGCTCTTGAAACTGAAGTAGATGGCCAAAAAGTTTTTGAAGACTAA